In Candidatus Methylomirabilota bacterium, one DNA window encodes the following:
- a CDS encoding ABC transporter ATP-binding protein: MSGEASPPAVVTRGLTKRFGKIVAVDHLDLVVRAGELYGFLGPNGAGKSTTLRMLCGILEPSDGEGSVLGIDLRRQPERVKSLIGYMSQRFSLYDDLTAVENLTFYARLYMVPRDERRPRMERMLRLADLVGREHQLAGELSGGYRQRLALVCALVHGPRLIFLDEPTAGVDPVSRRTFWALIRRLADEGTTIVVTTHYMDEAELCDTLGFIYQGRLIAEGSPARIKTEAFAASVIELEAEPLRVAAEALADWEAVDEVVRIGVRLRLIVAPGGPDAAAVAGFLETRGVRVGWARAVEPSVEDLFVSLVDRERKARVREQLRALGAPGA; this comes from the coding sequence ATGAGCGGCGAGGCGTCCCCGCCCGCGGTCGTCACCCGGGGGCTGACGAAGCGGTTCGGCAAGATCGTCGCCGTCGATCATCTCGACCTCGTCGTCCGCGCCGGCGAGCTCTATGGCTTTCTCGGCCCGAACGGCGCCGGCAAGTCGACGACGCTCCGGATGCTGTGCGGGATCCTCGAGCCCTCGGACGGCGAGGGCTCGGTGCTGGGCATCGATCTCCGCCGCCAGCCCGAGCGCGTGAAGTCCCTGATCGGGTACATGTCCCAGCGGTTCTCGCTCTACGACGACCTCACGGCGGTCGAGAACCTGACGTTCTACGCCCGCCTCTACATGGTGCCGCGCGACGAGCGGCGGCCGCGGATGGAGCGGATGCTGCGCCTCGCGGATCTCGTCGGCCGCGAGCACCAGCTCGCGGGCGAGCTGTCGGGCGGCTACCGGCAGCGGCTGGCCCTGGTGTGCGCCCTCGTCCACGGGCCACGCCTGATCTTTCTCGACGAGCCCACGGCGGGCGTGGACCCGGTCTCCCGTCGCACGTTCTGGGCGCTCATCCGTCGCCTGGCCGACGAGGGCACCACCATCGTCGTGACGACGCACTACATGGACGAGGCGGAGCTCTGCGACACGCTGGGCTTCATCTACCAGGGCCGGCTGATCGCCGAGGGCAGCCCGGCCCGGATCAAGACCGAGGCCTTCGCGGCGTCCGTGATCGAGCTGGAGGCCGAGCCGCTGCGCGTGGCGGCCGAGGCGCTGGCGGATTGGGAGGCGGTGGACGAGGTCGTTCGCATCGGCGTCCGGCTGCGGCTGATCGTGGCGCCCGGCGGGCCCGACGCCGCGGCGGTCGCGGGCTTCCTCGAGACCCGCGGCGTTCGCGTCGGCTGGGCGCGCGCGGTGGAGCCGTCGGTCGAGGACCTCTTCGTCTCGCTCGTCGACAGGGAGCGGAAGGCCCGCGTGCGCGAGC